A stretch of the Candidatus Hydrogenedens sp. genome encodes the following:
- a CDS encoding prolipoprotein diacylglyceryl transferase, whose product MFPSIFLFRYEINLYNIFNFLAVLMVIVLGLRWNYRHGERFPMGIGILLCVAPFAFILGRVFFYLFLACPSSKINFFNLERGGSMFLGAFTGGIFGAWMYMEWKKIPKIADLEIFIHYMPIGGIFGRLGCFCEGCCYGTITDSIFGLRFPMGSPAWSEHVSRQLISSDQF is encoded by the coding sequence ATGTTTCCTTCTATTTTTCTTTTTAGATATGAAATAAATTTATATAACATTTTCAATTTTTTAGCGGTGTTGATGGTAATTGTGTTGGGGTTAAGGTGGAACTATAGACATGGGGAAAGATTTCCAATGGGAATAGGCATCCTGCTATGCGTTGCCCCATTCGCATTTATCCTCGGTCGAGTGTTTTTCTACCTCTTCCTTGCGTGTCCCTCTTCAAAGATAAATTTCTTTAACTTAGAAAGAGGCGGAAGTATGTTTTTAGGAGCATTTACAGGGGGGATTTTTGGAGCATGGATGTATATGGAATGGAAGAAAATTCCAAAAATTGCAGATCTGGAAATATTTATTCATTATATGCCTATTGGAGGAATTTTTGGCAGGTTGGGTTGTTTCTGTGAAGGCTGTTGTTATGGAACGATTACTGATTCTATTTTCGGTTTGCGTTTTCCGATGGGCAGTCCTGCGTGGTCTGAACATGTATCGCGGCAACTCATCTCCTCGGACCAGTTTT
- the ilvB gene encoding biosynthetic-type acetolactate synthase large subunit: MVTKKHELAGTKMKGAEIILQVLADEGVKVIFGYSGGAILPTYDAVFRWNRSHKEHPIQLIVPANEQGAGFMASGYARASGEVGVLLVTSGPGATNATTPIRDAMADSIPLVMISGQVARSAVGTDAFQEAPVFNLMSSCAKHVFLVENPEELEETVRTAFYIARTGRPGPVVIDVPKDVQNYECVFKGKGLLPLHGYQSRMQKINDNEITPDEAKEFFTLLKASKRPLLYVGGGIISSNSSHILQEFVNMFHIPVVTTVMGIGAMDTHHPLCLHMLGMHGTAYANYAVMDCDLLIAVGTRFDDRVAGLASEFAPNAKILHIDIDAAEIGKVKPVVWSHVGDAGKALKSLMQYGKHLTLKHDAWLKHVQQLKKEYPLNYDRNAQKIQPPEVIEALNDILKGEAIFTTGVGQHQMFAAQYLHIKHPRTYITSGSMGTMGFGLPAAIGAQVAKPNKIVIDIDGDGSLRMNFGEMETCTNYNIPVKVLLLNNHGDGMVVQWQTLYYEGRFSGTDKSLHKKDFVKSAEADGFKFSKRVTHREELHKTLEEFVKFNNGPAFLEVVVDKKALVFPMVGPGMGYKDMVTGPFIKAREVPKIEEEPPEPSDAFAEAF; the protein is encoded by the coding sequence ATGGTTACAAAAAAACACGAATTAGCAGGTACAAAAATGAAGGGAGCCGAAATAATACTACAGGTGCTTGCAGATGAAGGGGTAAAGGTCATTTTCGGTTATAGCGGTGGGGCAATATTACCAACTTATGATGCGGTTTTTCGCTGGAATCGCTCTCATAAAGAACATCCCATACAGTTAATTGTGCCAGCAAATGAACAAGGAGCTGGCTTTATGGCTTCCGGTTATGCACGGGCTTCCGGTGAAGTAGGTGTTTTGTTAGTTACTTCCGGTCCTGGTGCCACCAATGCTACGACACCCATACGAGATGCTATGGCTGACTCTATACCGTTGGTTATGATTAGTGGGCAGGTGGCTCGTTCTGCAGTCGGAACAGATGCCTTTCAAGAAGCACCTGTATTCAATTTAATGTCCTCCTGTGCGAAACATGTATTTTTAGTGGAAAACCCGGAAGAATTAGAAGAAACTGTCAGAACGGCCTTTTACATTGCACGAACCGGCAGACCCGGTCCCGTGGTTATTGATGTTCCAAAGGATGTTCAGAATTATGAATGCGTTTTTAAAGGAAAAGGTTTACTCCCTCTTCATGGGTATCAAAGTCGCATGCAAAAAATTAATGACAATGAGATTACCCCCGATGAGGCAAAGGAATTCTTTACTTTACTAAAAGCATCAAAACGCCCTCTACTTTATGTCGGTGGTGGGATTATATCCAGTAATTCGTCACATATACTCCAAGAATTTGTTAATATGTTCCATATCCCGGTCGTAACCACAGTGATGGGTATTGGGGCTATGGACACTCATCACCCCCTTTGTCTGCACATGTTAGGTATGCATGGAACAGCCTATGCCAATTATGCGGTTATGGATTGCGACCTGCTCATCGCCGTGGGAACACGATTTGACGACCGTGTAGCAGGATTAGCCAGCGAATTTGCTCCAAACGCAAAAATTCTACATATTGATATTGATGCCGCAGAAATAGGTAAAGTAAAACCTGTGGTCTGGTCCCATGTAGGTGACGCAGGCAAAGCATTAAAATCGCTTATGCAATATGGGAAACATTTAACTTTGAAGCATGACGCATGGTTAAAACATGTACAGCAATTGAAAAAAGAATATCCATTAAACTATGACCGCAATGCCCAGAAAATTCAACCTCCAGAAGTCATAGAAGCCCTCAACGATATTCTAAAAGGAGAAGCCATTTTTACCACAGGCGTTGGACAACACCAAATGTTTGCAGCACAGTATCTCCATATCAAACATCCTCGAACCTATATAACCTCTGGGAGTATGGGAACTATGGGATTCGGACTACCTGCCGCCATAGGTGCGCAAGTAGCGAAACCAAATAAAATTGTCATTGACATTGATGGAGATGGAAGTTTGCGAATGAATTTCGGTGAAATGGAAACCTGTACAAATTACAACATACCCGTTAAAGTATTATTACTCAACAATCACGGCGATGGTATGGTCGTCCAATGGCAAACGCTATATTATGAAGGACGCTTTTCAGGTACTGACAAATCTCTTCATAAAAAGGATTTCGTCAAATCTGCCGAAGCAGACGGTTTCAAGTTCTCAAAGCGAGTTACCCATCGTGAAGAATTACATAAAACACTTGAAGAGTTTGTTAAATTTAATAATGGACCTGCTTTCCTTGAGGTCGTCGTGGACAAAAAGGCTCTCGTTTTCCCGATGGTCGGTCCCGGTATGGGATACAAAGACATGGTAACAGGACCATTCATCAAAGCGCGTGAAGTTCCTAAAATAGAAGAAGAACCTCCAGAACCATCAGACGCATTTGCCGAAGCATTTTAA
- the rpsA gene encoding 30S ribosomal protein S1, which translates to MGYKYSELNAKVDEMATQALSQSLKEELNSFLTEPDVDQFLQEGMLRFQEGEVVKGQVVSILDDRILVDIGYKSEGVVRITDFPDRSELKEGASFDFYIEVPENEEGMPVLSKTKADRIKNWEYVQKVFEEEGVIEGTVIRKVKGGLKVDIGVDAFMPGSQVSTRPIADLDDFVGKRLELRILSINPKRRNVVVSHRKLLEERREEERKQLLETIKVGAIVQGEVKNITDFGAFIDLGGLDGLLHVSDMTWGRPKNSHQILKIGQKIDVKVLTYDPETHRVSLGLKQKTPNPWLTAQEKYPVGSIVTGTVISLADYGAFIQLDDGLEGMIHISEMSWTRRVRHPSEILNIGDEVHVMVLHVDPEEQKISLGLKQTQPNPWKLMAEKYPEGSVVKGRVRALMDYGAFIEIEEGIDGLLHVGDISWTKKITNPAEVLTKDQEIEVKILSIDPEMEKISVGLKQLEPDPWQELVEEMPIGKHVEVEITKLVSFGAFGKLENGIEGLIHLSEMSLEKVHRAEEFLHIGQKVMAKIISISPVERKVGLSIREYQKDLEGEIMQTHTAGEPVDVGSMLKDVLPTELLQQGKSIEEVAEELIHTEGKPSEEEKKESVSEENPEVGVGEAPESAAPAEEPPPAE; encoded by the coding sequence ATGGGTTATAAGTATTCAGAACTTAACGCAAAAGTGGATGAAATGGCAACACAGGCGTTGTCGCAATCATTAAAAGAAGAATTAAATTCTTTTTTGACAGAGCCCGATGTGGACCAATTTCTCCAGGAAGGAATGTTACGGTTTCAAGAAGGTGAGGTAGTAAAAGGGCAGGTAGTATCCATATTGGATGACCGTATTCTGGTAGACATCGGTTACAAAAGTGAGGGGGTCGTTAGAATAACAGACTTTCCCGACCGTTCCGAATTGAAAGAAGGAGCTTCTTTCGACTTCTACATCGAGGTCCCGGAAAATGAAGAAGGTATGCCTGTGTTATCAAAAACTAAGGCAGACCGTATCAAGAATTGGGAATATGTTCAGAAGGTATTTGAAGAAGAGGGTGTGATTGAGGGAACCGTTATTCGAAAAGTCAAAGGCGGATTAAAAGTAGACATTGGTGTTGATGCCTTTATGCCCGGAAGTCAGGTTAGCACAAGACCCATTGCTGACCTCGATGATTTTGTTGGAAAACGCTTAGAATTACGAATTCTCAGTATTAATCCCAAACGGCGTAATGTGGTGGTCAGTCATCGGAAACTTTTAGAAGAACGCAGAGAAGAAGAACGCAAACAATTGTTAGAAACTATCAAGGTAGGTGCTATTGTTCAAGGTGAAGTGAAGAATATTACAGACTTTGGCGCTTTCATTGATTTGGGCGGTTTGGACGGACTACTCCATGTTTCCGATATGACATGGGGAAGACCCAAAAATTCACATCAAATATTAAAGATTGGACAAAAGATTGATGTTAAGGTCCTTACTTATGACCCCGAGACACATCGGGTAAGTCTCGGATTAAAACAGAAAACACCCAATCCTTGGTTAACAGCACAAGAAAAATATCCTGTGGGTTCTATCGTTACAGGTACTGTAATAAGTCTCGCAGATTATGGCGCATTCATTCAGCTGGACGATGGACTTGAAGGAATGATACATATCAGCGAGATGAGCTGGACACGCAGGGTCAGACATCCGTCTGAAATATTAAATATCGGAGATGAAGTGCATGTTATGGTGCTTCATGTAGACCCCGAAGAGCAAAAGATATCCTTAGGATTAAAGCAAACACAACCCAATCCGTGGAAACTTATGGCAGAGAAATATCCCGAAGGTTCTGTGGTAAAAGGTCGTGTTCGTGCTTTAATGGACTACGGTGCATTTATTGAAATTGAAGAAGGTATTGATGGACTTCTGCATGTTGGTGATATTTCATGGACAAAGAAAATTACCAATCCAGCAGAAGTGTTAACCAAAGACCAGGAAATAGAAGTTAAAATATTGAGCATTGACCCTGAAATGGAAAAAATTAGTGTCGGCTTAAAGCAATTAGAACCTGACCCATGGCAGGAACTGGTCGAAGAAATGCCCATAGGCAAACATGTTGAAGTTGAAATAACAAAATTAGTCAGTTTCGGTGCCTTTGGTAAACTGGAAAATGGAATTGAAGGACTTATTCATTTAAGTGAAATGTCCTTAGAAAAAGTTCACCGTGCCGAAGAATTTCTCCATATTGGACAGAAAGTTATGGCTAAAATTATTAGCATAAGCCCGGTAGAGCGTAAGGTCGGATTAAGTATTCGAGAATATCAAAAAGACCTCGAAGGGGAAATCATGCAAACCCATACCGCCGGTGAGCCTGTGGATGTCGGTTCTATGCTAAAAGATGTTTTACCAACAGAACTTCTTCAACAAGGAAAATCTATCGAAGAAGTAGCTGAAGAATTAATTCATACAGAAGGGAAACCCTCCGAAGAAGAAAAGAAAGAATCCGTTTCAGAGGAGAACCCAGAGGTAGGTGTAGGTGAGGCGCCGGAATCTGCGGCGCCAGCGGAAGAACCTCCGCCTGCTGAATAA